Proteins encoded in a region of the Canis lupus familiaris isolate Mischka breed German Shepherd chromosome 1, alternate assembly UU_Cfam_GSD_1.0, whole genome shotgun sequence genome:
- the LOC119870656 gene encoding MICOS complex subunit MIC26: protein MFKVIRRSVGPASLSLLTFKVYASPKRDSPHKTSVKVNELSLYSVPEGQSKYVEEPRTQLEESISHLRHYCEPYTSWCQEMYLQTKPKMQSLVQWGLDSYEYLQNAPPGFFPRLGVIGFAGIVGLLLARGSKIKKLVYPPGFMGLAASLYYPQQAIVFVQVSGEKLYDWGLRGYIVVEDLWKENFQKPGNVKNSPGNK, encoded by the coding sequence ATGTTCAAGGTAATTCGGAGGTCTGTGGGGCCAGCCAGCCTGAGTCTGCTCACCTTTAAAGTGTATGCGTCACCTAAAAGGGACTCACCTCACAAAACTTCTGTGAAGGTTAATGAGCTTTCACTCTACTCGGTTCCTGAGGGTCAATCTAAATATGTGGAGGAGCCAAGGACCCAGCttgaagaaagcatttcacaTCTCCGACATTATTGCGAGCCATATACGAGTTGGTGTCAGGAAATGTACTTACAAACAAAGCCCAAGATGCAGAGCTTGGTTCAATGGGGGTTAGACAGCTATGAATATCTACAAAATGCACCTCCTGGATTTTTTCCAAGACTTGGTGTTATTGGTTTTGCTGGCATTGTTGGACTTCTTTTGGCTAGAGGgtcaaaaataaagaagctggtgTATCCACCTGGGTTCATGGGACTAGCTGCCTCTCTTTATTATCCACAACAAGCCATTGTATTTGTCCAGGTCAGTGGGGAGAAATTATATGACTGGGGTTTACGAGGATACATAGTCGTAGAAGATTTGTGGAAGGAGAACTTTCAAAAGCCAGGAAATGTGAAGAATTCACCTGGAAATAAGTAG